From Astyanax mexicanus isolate ESR-SI-001 chromosome 16, AstMex3_surface, whole genome shotgun sequence, one genomic window encodes:
- the plaat1 gene encoding phospholipase A and acyltransferase 1 — MMDKQPRTNSTMATSEPEPYNEPQPGDLIEIFRPAYQHWALYLGDGYIINLTPVDESQAAAMSSVKSVFSRKAVVRMQLLKDVVGGDTFRVNNKYDDNHTPLPVSEIIHRAQILIDQEVSYDLLGSNCEHFVTLLRYGEGVSEQATRAIGAISLMTAAASAFSVLGLINNRSRNRPF; from the exons ATGATGGATAAACAACCAAGGACAAACTCTACT ATGGCCACTAGTGAACCTGAGCCTTACAACGAACCCCAACCTGGTGACCTCATTGAGATCTTCAGACCAGCTTATCAGCACTGGGCGCTCTATCTGGGAGATGGATACATCATCAACCTTACACCAGTTG ATGAGAGTCAAGCTGCTGCCATGTCCAGTGTGAAGTCGGTGTTCAGTCGGAAGGCCGTGGTCAGGATGCAGCTCCTGAAGGACGTGGTGGGGGGTGATACGTTTCGAGTCAACAATAAATATGACGACAATCACACCCCTTTACCCGTCTCTGAGATCATTCATCGAGCCCAAATTCTGATTGATCAGGAGGTGTCTTATGACCTGCTGGGCAGTAACTGCGAGCACTTTGTCACCCTACTGCGATACGGGGAGGGCGTATCAGAGCAG GCGACTCGCGCTATTGGGGCCATAAGTTTGATGACTGCAGCAGCAAGTGCCTTCTCTGTGCTCGGACTAATCAACAATCGCTCCAGGAACAGGCCTTTCTGA
- the rfc4 gene encoding replication factor C subunit 4, giving the protein MQAFLKGSTQSVKPQRDKATAGSSGEKRQKPVPWVEKYRPKCVDEVAFQEEVVAVLKKSLEGADLPNLLFYGPPGTGKTSTILAAARELYGPELYRQRVLELNASDERGIQVVREKVKNFAQLTVAGTRPDGKHCPPFKIIILDEADSMTNAAQAALRRTMEKESRTTRFCLICNYVSRIIEPLTSRCSKFRFKPLANDIQRERLVEICEKENLKYTKEGIEALVKVSEGDLRKAITLLQSTARLSAEKEITESIVIEIAGVIPPKVIENLLQICYKGTFEKLEAAVKNMIDEGYAGTQILTQLHDIIIEESLNDKQKSVITEKMAVVDKCLADGADEYLQLLGLFSVIMQQATQSS; this is encoded by the exons ATGCAGGCTTTTCTGAAAGGATCTACACAGAGTGTTAAACCACAGAGGGATAAGGCCACAGCTGGGAGCAGTGGAGAGAAGAGACAGAAACCGGTGCCATGGGTGGAAAAATA caGGCCTAAGTGTGTGGATGAAGTTGCTTTTCAAGAGGAGGTTGTTGCGGTATTGAAGAAATCACTAGAGGGCGCTGAC CTCCCGAATCTACTGTTCTATGGACCACCTGGAACTGGAAAGACATCCACTATTCTTGCTGCAGCAAGAGAATTATATGG CCCAGAGCTGTACCGCCAGAGAGTGCTGGAGCTGAACGCCTCTGATGAGAGAGGGATTCAGGTGGTCCGGGAAAAAGTAAAGAACTTTGCTCAGCTGACAGTGGCTGGTACACGACCAGA TGGGAAGCATTGTCCTCCATTCAAAATCATAATACTGGACGAGGCAGACTCCATGACCAATGCTGCCCAGGCTGCTCTCAGGCGCACCATGGAGAAAGAGTCGCGCACCACACGCTTCTGCCTCATCTGCAACTACGTCAGCAG GATCATTGAGCCTTTGACATCTAGATGCTCCAAGTTTCGCTTCAAACCCCTCGCCAATGACATTCAGCGAGAACGGCTTGTAGAAATCTGTGAGAAGGAGAACCTCAAGTACACCAAAGAG GGAATTGAAGCGCTGGTGAAAGTTTCTGAGGGTGATCTGCGGAAAGCTATAACGCTTCTCCAGAGCACAGCCAGACTGAGTGCAGAGAAAGAGATCACGGAGAGTATAGTCATAGAGATTGCAGGG GTGATTCCACCTAAAGTGATTGAAAATTTGCTCCAAATCTGTTACAAAGGCACTTTTGAAAAACTGGAGGCTGCTGTGaag AATATGATTGATGAAGGCTACGCTGGCACGCAGATTCTTACCCAGCTCCATGACATCATCATAGAGGAGAGCCTAAATGACAAACAGAAATCTGTTATCACAGAGAAGATGGCA GTGGTTGATAAGTGTTTGGCAGATGGAGCTGATGAATACCTGCAGCTGTTGGGCCTTTTTTCAGTCATAATGCAGCAGGCCACGCAGAGCAGCTGA